One window of Botrimarina mediterranea genomic DNA carries:
- a CDS encoding PEP-CTERM sorting domain-containing protein has protein sequence MTGFTSLHRLLIAALIIVATASPTLAVVYPRTDFSTTRGLYEGMYFAIRDVSDAPLGAERRAQIEASSLLSRQFFAANSGGQYDLRYTQVLDVPLTLNADRTRNGDWIADAENYVRSHYGLEPEDFHANIFDVSATAPDPGQGWSGLAWIPSNNYAIQADINSGWGQLVVDHEHGHRIGAPHSGAWRVINDSNYTPYVYDFDAGQYVEYSASTHGSQVAPFGVHNDEYGNPFDVMGNISNGHFTVHEKLTDLEWLTSTQVPDLNRMQEGTYRIYAHDELTPFYVSRFDIHGVEETYSSDSLYGLRYSRPVKRFDASSGQWVNDTQEVTLEYRSGRDGLQFHLGDSILDVDLEGGSDRNNLERELEVGKSIREIDFGVNFYASSGDGDDFLSHNPPAPSLPWEVRPTWFEFKVLGLGSDSIGSYVDLVVAKESYALETGVSGDLNFDGILDRDDWLIFAANTHTDLTAYTKTGLYLHGDFNSDGRNNHDDFLIFREWFIDANGANAFALMLRVPEPTSLALVGFATIATVLRRRTSASSIR, from the coding sequence ATGACTGGGTTTACGTCTCTGCACCGGCTTTTGATCGCCGCGTTGATTATCGTCGCGACCGCGTCTCCGACGCTGGCTGTCGTTTACCCTCGCACCGACTTCTCGACGACACGCGGCCTCTATGAGGGGATGTACTTCGCGATCCGCGATGTTAGCGACGCGCCGCTCGGCGCCGAGCGGCGCGCGCAGATCGAGGCGAGTTCGCTGTTGTCGCGGCAGTTTTTTGCCGCCAACTCCGGTGGACAGTACGACCTGCGTTACACGCAGGTGCTCGACGTCCCATTGACGCTCAACGCGGACCGGACCCGCAACGGCGACTGGATCGCCGACGCTGAGAACTACGTCCGCAGCCACTACGGTTTGGAGCCCGAAGACTTCCACGCCAATATCTTCGACGTCTCGGCCACGGCGCCGGACCCGGGGCAGGGGTGGTCGGGGTTGGCTTGGATCCCCAGTAACAACTACGCGATCCAGGCGGACATCAACTCCGGGTGGGGGCAGTTGGTCGTCGATCACGAGCACGGCCATCGGATTGGCGCGCCGCATTCCGGCGCTTGGCGGGTGATCAACGACAGCAACTACACGCCCTACGTCTATGACTTCGACGCCGGGCAGTACGTTGAGTACTCCGCCTCGACCCATGGGAGCCAAGTGGCGCCATTCGGCGTTCACAACGACGAATACGGCAATCCTTTCGACGTAATGGGGAACATCAGCAATGGGCACTTCACGGTCCACGAAAAGCTGACCGATCTGGAGTGGCTGACATCCACCCAGGTGCCTGACCTCAATCGGATGCAAGAGGGGACGTACCGCATCTACGCGCACGATGAGCTGACGCCGTTCTACGTGAGTCGCTTCGACATCCATGGGGTAGAAGAGACTTACTCCTCGGATTCTCTATACGGTTTGCGATACAGTCGTCCGGTGAAGCGATTCGACGCCTCGTCGGGGCAGTGGGTGAATGACACGCAGGAGGTGACGTTGGAGTACCGCTCGGGCCGCGATGGCTTGCAGTTCCACCTGGGTGATTCGATTCTCGACGTTGACCTCGAAGGTGGGTCGGATCGCAACAATCTCGAGCGCGAGCTTGAGGTCGGTAAGTCGATCCGTGAGATCGATTTCGGCGTTAACTTCTACGCCTCGTCGGGAGACGGCGACGACTTCCTCAGCCACAACCCGCCCGCCCCGAGCCTGCCGTGGGAGGTGCGTCCCACATGGTTTGAGTTCAAGGTCCTCGGGCTCGGCTCGGACAGCATCGGCAGCTATGTCGATTTGGTGGTCGCCAAGGAGAGCTACGCGCTGGAGACGGGCGTCTCTGGTGACTTGAACTTTGACGGTATCTTAGATCGCGATGACTGGCTGATTTTCGCCGCCAACACCCACACCGACTTGACGGCGTACACCAAGACCGGTCTTTATCTACATGGCGACTTCAACAGCGACGGTCGCAATAACCACGATGACTTCTTGATATTTAGAGAATGGTTTATCGACGCCAACGGCGCCAATGCGTTTGCCCTGATGCTCCGTGTGCCGGAGCCGACTTCACTAGCGCTGGTCGGCTTCGCCACGATCGCCACCGTGCTCCGTCGCCGCACCTCGGCCTCGTCGATTCGATGA
- a CDS encoding alpha-L-arabinofuranosidase C-terminal domain-containing protein → MSREAATTECSRRDALKAIAGAAAVGLAGRPALAATAKTAMGSLLEIDPSPTHALSPYLYMQFMEPLGVTDSSVEAAWDHSRNDWREDVVDATRELGPTMMRWGGIYTDFYRWREGVGPRDRRPMMQNLQWGGLESNQVGTPEFHDFCSRVGADPLMCVNFESDGRRRFMSAGGKPRIGDAREAADWVSFCNDPDNSERRELGYRATMPIRYWQIGNETSYDRQGFDYDTTARKTVEFAKAMRERDPSIRLIGWGDSGWAPRMADAAGEHLQMLAFHQMFNPDADEEPVLRGERYRRDPEATWRRLMAAWEINDRKIREVRESLGDRDIDLAMTECHFAIPGRDRCDVLSTWAAGVSYGRILNNHQRHGDVLKIATAADFCGNRWQVNAVMIPTPRGEGRAYLMPVARVMQLYRRHIGTEALRVNSTPDGLDVVASRKGNRVFLHVVNTNRDKSVTARLRLGDVRPQSATAHVIEDDPMVEVSQLNSDRVMQTSSHNWAADGEWDFPGASVTAVVVSLAG, encoded by the coding sequence ATGAGCCGAGAAGCGGCGACAACCGAATGCTCGCGGCGAGACGCCCTCAAAGCGATCGCGGGCGCCGCCGCTGTGGGCTTGGCGGGGCGACCCGCGCTGGCGGCGACGGCCAAGACGGCGATGGGAAGTCTCTTGGAGATCGACCCGTCACCGACGCACGCCCTCTCGCCGTACCTCTACATGCAGTTCATGGAGCCACTAGGCGTCACGGACAGCTCGGTCGAGGCGGCGTGGGATCACTCGCGCAACGACTGGCGCGAGGATGTCGTTGACGCTACGCGCGAGCTCGGCCCGACGATGATGCGGTGGGGCGGCATCTACACCGACTTCTACCGTTGGCGTGAAGGGGTCGGCCCGCGCGATCGCCGGCCGATGATGCAGAACCTGCAATGGGGCGGCCTCGAGTCGAACCAGGTCGGGACGCCTGAGTTTCATGACTTCTGTTCACGCGTCGGCGCCGATCCGTTGATGTGCGTGAACTTCGAGTCCGACGGTAGGCGTCGCTTCATGTCGGCCGGCGGCAAACCGCGGATCGGCGACGCCCGTGAGGCGGCGGACTGGGTTTCGTTTTGCAACGATCCCGACAACTCCGAACGCCGTGAGCTGGGTTACCGCGCGACGATGCCGATCCGCTACTGGCAAATCGGCAACGAGACGTCGTACGACCGCCAAGGGTTCGACTACGACACCACCGCTCGCAAGACGGTCGAGTTTGCCAAGGCGATGCGCGAGCGCGACCCGTCGATCCGGTTGATCGGCTGGGGCGATAGCGGCTGGGCGCCGCGCATGGCGGACGCGGCCGGTGAGCACTTGCAGATGCTCGCATTCCATCAGATGTTCAATCCGGACGCCGACGAAGAGCCCGTGCTCCGTGGCGAGCGGTACCGCCGCGACCCCGAGGCGACGTGGCGGCGGCTGATGGCGGCGTGGGAGATCAACGACCGCAAGATCCGTGAGGTGCGCGAGAGCCTTGGCGACCGCGACATCGATTTGGCGATGACCGAGTGCCACTTCGCGATCCCCGGCCGCGATCGTTGCGACGTGCTCTCGACGTGGGCCGCGGGCGTCTCTTACGGCCGCATCCTCAACAACCACCAGCGCCACGGCGACGTGTTAAAGATTGCGACCGCCGCGGACTTCTGCGGCAATCGCTGGCAAGTCAATGCGGTGATGATCCCAACGCCACGCGGCGAGGGAAGAGCATACCTGATGCCGGTGGCGCGGGTGATGCAGCTCTACCGACGTCACATCGGCACGGAGGCGCTGCGAGTGAACTCGACGCCCGACGGCCTCGACGTGGTCGCCAGCCGAAAGGGGAATCGTGTCTTCCTGCATGTCGTGAACACCAACCGTGACAAGTCGGTAACGGCGCGGCTGCGGCTGGGCGACGTCAGGCCTCAGTCGGCGACCGCGCACGTTATTGAGGACGATCCGATGGTCGAGGTGTCGCAACTCAATAGCGACCGGGTCATGCAAACCTCCTCGCACAACTGGGCGGCGGATGGCGAGTGGGATTTCCCCGGGGCGTCGGTGACGGCGGTGGTGGTGTCACTGGCGGGGTAG
- a CDS encoding GH92 family glycosyl hydrolase, with amino-acid sequence MKAVLQATSGALLLRMAVCLVGVGLYGSALSDARAEGPKTPADYVNTLQGTNSRFELTHGNTFPATALPFGMNMWTPQTGPNGDGWKYQYFKDTIRGFQQSHQCSSWSNDYCVFSLMPTVGEAIVDENARAAKFSHSDEIAKPFYYRVKLETGVTVEMAPTERGAMLRFTFPKDGDAFLVLDGYTGGFGAEIDHDGRRIEGWVRNGRLPDGLRNYFVMEFDEPIIEQGVWGRRDREVAWGESARRGRGGGAVLKFAPGSVVQVKVASSYIDHDQPRETLRRELGEHEQLEQVADAAKAVWNEMLGRLKVEGGSEEQTATFYSCFYRTCLFPHRFYEIGEDGEPRYYSPYDGKLHDGYLFTDTGFWDTFRGQMPLFTFLTPKQHGRYLASLLDAYDQCGWLPSWSFPGEQGSMIGNHAITLLADGWAKGIRTFDPEKAIEAYRHEATNKGPWGPANGRDGHRAYDELGYVPSDIREGTAKTLEYAYDDFCGYWLAKVTSQEKASRFFAQTVFNYRNVFDPETGFMRGRQRDGDWTPDFDPIEWGGPYTEGCAWHWVWSVMHDVAGLIDLLGGDEAFVAKLDGVFSATNEFNVGTYGFAIHEMTEMKIANMGQYAHGNQPIQHMPYLYCYAGQPWKTQYWVRQIMDRLYNSTENGYPGDEDQGQTSAWYVLSALGFYSVCPGTDEYVLGSPLFEKATIGLESGGQFVVEARGVSEDNCYIQSAELNGEPLSRNFLKHAEIVDGGSLVLVMGPEPNRERGVALEDRPFSLSTAAEFAEDLPAK; translated from the coding sequence ATGAAGGCCGTCTTGCAAGCGACCAGCGGTGCGCTGTTGCTGCGCATGGCGGTTTGCCTTGTCGGCGTCGGGCTCTATGGCTCGGCTTTATCGGACGCGCGCGCGGAGGGGCCGAAGACCCCAGCCGACTACGTCAACACCCTGCAAGGGACGAACTCACGCTTCGAGCTAACGCACGGCAACACGTTCCCGGCGACGGCGCTGCCGTTCGGCATGAACATGTGGACCCCACAGACGGGGCCCAATGGCGACGGCTGGAAGTACCAGTACTTCAAAGACACGATCCGCGGCTTCCAGCAGTCGCACCAGTGTAGCTCGTGGTCGAACGATTACTGCGTCTTCTCGCTGATGCCGACCGTCGGTGAGGCGATCGTTGACGAGAACGCGCGGGCGGCGAAGTTCAGCCACTCGGATGAAATCGCCAAGCCGTTCTACTACCGCGTCAAACTCGAAACCGGTGTCACCGTTGAGATGGCGCCAACCGAACGTGGGGCCATGCTGCGGTTCACGTTCCCGAAGGACGGCGATGCGTTTCTCGTGCTCGACGGTTACACCGGCGGATTCGGCGCCGAGATCGATCATGACGGGCGCCGCATCGAGGGTTGGGTCCGCAACGGCCGATTGCCCGATGGCTTACGCAACTACTTCGTGATGGAGTTCGATGAGCCAATCATCGAGCAAGGCGTCTGGGGGCGTCGGGATCGCGAAGTCGCGTGGGGCGAGTCGGCCCGACGGGGCAGGGGCGGCGGCGCCGTTCTGAAGTTCGCGCCGGGATCGGTGGTCCAGGTCAAGGTGGCGTCGTCGTACATCGACCACGATCAGCCCCGTGAGACATTACGGCGTGAATTGGGCGAGCATGAACAACTCGAGCAAGTCGCCGACGCCGCCAAAGCGGTGTGGAACGAGATGCTCGGCCGCCTCAAGGTGGAAGGCGGCAGCGAGGAGCAGACGGCGACCTTCTATTCGTGCTTCTACCGCACGTGCCTCTTCCCGCACCGGTTCTACGAGATCGGCGAGGACGGCGAGCCGCGGTACTACAGCCCTTACGATGGCAAGCTGCACGACGGTTACCTGTTCACCGACACGGGCTTCTGGGACACGTTCCGCGGTCAGATGCCGCTGTTCACGTTCCTGACGCCGAAGCAGCACGGCCGCTACTTGGCGTCGCTGCTCGACGCCTACGACCAGTGCGGCTGGCTGCCGTCGTGGTCGTTCCCGGGCGAGCAGGGGAGCATGATCGGCAACCACGCCATCACGCTCTTGGCGGACGGCTGGGCGAAGGGCATCCGGACCTTCGACCCCGAGAAGGCGATCGAAGCCTACCGTCACGAGGCGACGAACAAGGGCCCCTGGGGGCCCGCCAACGGCCGCGACGGGCACCGCGCGTACGACGAGCTGGGCTACGTCCCGTCGGATATCCGGGAGGGGACCGCCAAGACGCTGGAGTACGCTTACGACGATTTCTGCGGCTATTGGCTCGCCAAGGTGACTTCTCAGGAAAAAGCGAGCCGTTTCTTTGCCCAAACGGTATTTAACTACCGGAACGTGTTCGATCCGGAAACGGGCTTCATGCGCGGCCGGCAGCGGGACGGCGATTGGACGCCCGACTTCGATCCGATTGAGTGGGGTGGCCCCTACACCGAGGGCTGCGCTTGGCACTGGGTCTGGTCGGTGATGCACGACGTGGCGGGGCTCATCGACCTCTTGGGGGGCGACGAGGCGTTCGTCGCGAAGCTCGACGGCGTCTTCTCGGCGACTAACGAGTTCAACGTCGGCACCTACGGCTTCGCGATCCACGAGATGACCGAAATGAAGATCGCCAACATGGGCCAGTACGCCCACGGCAACCAGCCGATCCAGCACATGCCCTACCTGTATTGCTACGCGGGTCAGCCTTGGAAGACACAATACTGGGTGCGACAGATCATGGACCGGCTCTACAACTCAACCGAGAACGGTTACCCCGGCGACGAGGACCAGGGCCAGACGTCTGCTTGGTACGTGCTCAGCGCGCTGGGGTTCTACAGCGTCTGCCCGGGGACCGACGAGTACGTGCTGGGCAGCCCGCTGTTTGAGAAGGCGACGATTGGCCTGGAGTCGGGTGGCCAATTCGTCGTCGAGGCGCGCGGCGTCTCCGAGGATAACTGTTACATCCAATCGGCGGAGCTGAACGGTGAGCCGCTGTCACGGAACTTTCTGAAGCACGCCGAGATTGTCGATGGCGGCAGCCTCGTTTTGGTCATGGGCCCCGAGCCCAATCGCGAGCGCGGCGTCGCCTTGGAAGATAGGCCGTTCTCGCTCTCGACGGCTGCTGAGTTTGCTGAAGACCTCCCTGCTAAGTGA
- a CDS encoding LamG-like jellyroll fold domain-containing protein yields the protein MRHKIAALCMGFAATGVATTAGASTVAYWRFETGPADANVVHLAGDDAGNTYSADVTDVSGNGHDLSAWVTGGCCGFAYRSDVPGSVVDQTGATNNFAVQNTGGGPGMFTGLSGIGSITPAAFTIEASFKLENGGFRTIVGRDGTDVVDANRELAPLYLQAVPDNALAIKFADQDGFWHEAVSANDTLVTTPFEDLAQGQWYHAAAVSDGSTLSLYLANATQGTPYQLVAQTDLTLSGSANTAMAIPAGDGGDWDAGNWTVGRGMYNGGHGDRAYGFIDEVRISDSALAMSEFLWVPEPTSFVMLATAAATAIAARRR from the coding sequence ATGAGACACAAGATTGCGGCCCTCTGTATGGGCTTCGCGGCTACTGGTGTTGCGACAACCGCGGGGGCGAGCACCGTCGCCTACTGGCGTTTTGAAACCGGTCCTGCCGACGCCAACGTCGTCCACCTGGCAGGTGACGACGCCGGCAACACCTACTCGGCCGACGTCACCGACGTGTCGGGTAACGGTCACGACCTCTCGGCCTGGGTCACCGGCGGTTGCTGTGGCTTCGCGTATCGATCCGATGTCCCGGGCTCCGTGGTCGATCAAACCGGAGCTACTAATAACTTCGCCGTCCAGAACACGGGCGGCGGCCCGGGCATGTTCACTGGCCTGTCGGGCATCGGCTCGATCACTCCGGCGGCGTTTACGATCGAGGCTTCTTTCAAGCTCGAGAACGGCGGCTTCCGCACGATCGTGGGTCGCGATGGCACCGACGTCGTGGACGCCAACCGTGAACTCGCGCCGCTGTATTTGCAAGCCGTGCCGGATAATGCGCTGGCGATCAAGTTCGCTGACCAAGATGGCTTCTGGCACGAGGCGGTTTCGGCCAACGACACGTTGGTCACGACCCCGTTCGAAGACCTAGCCCAGGGCCAGTGGTACCACGCCGCGGCGGTGAGCGACGGCTCGACGTTATCGCTGTACCTGGCCAACGCCACGCAGGGCACGCCCTACCAGTTGGTCGCCCAGACCGACCTGACCCTGAGCGGCAGCGCGAATACGGCGATGGCCATTCCCGCCGGCGACGGTGGTGACTGGGACGCCGGCAACTGGACTGTCGGTCGCGGCATGTACAACGGGGGCCACGGCGACCGCGCCTACGGGTTCATCGACGAGGTCCGTATCAGCGACAGCGCGCTGGCAATGTCGGAATTCCTCTGGGTCCCCGAGCCGACTTCGTTCGTGATGTTGGCGACCGCCGCGGCAACCGCAATCGCGGCGCGTCGGCGTTAA